In the genome of Vicingus serpentipes, the window CCTGGTCGTTATGATAACGATTATGAACAAAAAGGCAATGACTATCCAATAGGTTATGTTCGTTGGACAGAGAATAGAAATATGCAAGCTTTTGTAAGCTTAGTAGAAGATGGGAAGTTAGATTTAGAGAGTTTAATCTCTCACCAGTTTAATTTTGAAAAAGCTAAAGATGCTTATCAATTAATAGTTGATAGATCAGAGCATATATGTGGGATTGTTTTAAAATATGACACCACAAAAGAGTTGAAAAGAACCATAAAAATCAACGAAAAAAGTTACAATTCTAAAGATGTAAATATTGGTTTTATTGGAGCAGGTTCTTTTGCACAAAACTTTTTACTTCCTAATTTAAGAAACGAAAAGTTAGTTAATGTTGCTACTGCTAGAGCAACAACAGCAAGAAATGTAGCCAATAAGTATGGTTTTGATAACTGTACTGGAGATGCTAATGAGGTAATTAACGATAAAAATATAAATACAGTTTTTATTGCTACGCCTCATAATTTACATGCTAATTATGTTATCCAAGCTTTAGATGCAAACAAAAATGTTTTTGTAGAAAAGCCACTTTCTTTAACAAAAGAAGAATTAGAAGCGATTAAAGAAGCAGAAAGTAAAAGTTCGGGGCAAGTAATGGTTGGATTTAATAGACGATTTGCTCCTCAAATTATAGCTTTAAAAAAGGAATTAAATGAGGGTTTGCCAAAAGCCATTAATTATAGAATTAATGCAGGTAAACTTCCTGCTGATCATTGGACTCAAGATCCAAAAGTAGGTGGAGGAAGAATTATTGGAGAAGCTTGCCATTTTATAGATTTATGTGCTTTTATAGCTGGTTCAGCAATAACTAAAGTAGATGCAAATGCATTAAAAGATGCCAATAACTTGTTAGATACAGTGAGCATAAGTCTAGCTTTTGAAAATGGAAGTGTTGCAAGTATTTCTTATTTTTCTAATGGTAGTAAATCATTAAATAAAGAATATTTAGAGGTTTTTTGTGGTGAAAAAGCCATTGTTTTAGATGATTATAAAACAATGGATATTTTAGGAAAAGGAAAGAAAACCATAAAAAATGGATCTCAAGATAAAGGACATGCTACAGAAATAGAAGAATTTTTATTGGCAATAAAAGAAGGGAAGGAACTTCCAATTTCTTTTACTGACTGTTACAATTCAAGCAAAGCTACTTTTACAGTTTTAGATAAAATTAAAGGAGCCTAGTGGATATTTTTCAATCACGAAATAATCTTCAGGCTTATATAGAATCTGAAAATTTTAAGGGGTATGACCCTTATGACACCTTGAATTCTCCTATACCTTTTCATTGGTTAGGGAAGTGGGGGCCAATTTTGGCTATTCAATTTCAGAAAAGAAATCCATTTAACATTAGAAATCTTTTAGGTATAAATAAAGATTATAATCCGAAAGCAATTGGGTTGCTCTTGCATACTTATTCTTTAGATTATCAGAAAAATAAAAGCGAAACAACATTAACCAAAATGGAGTTTCTTTTTACTTGGTTAATCGATAACAAAACCAAAGGGTTTGATGAATATTGTTGGGGGTATAATTTTGATTGGGCAAGTCCAGTTAAGTTTTTAGAAAAATTTTCTCCAACAATAGTGGTTAGTGGATTTGTATCTAAAGGAGTTTTTGAATATTACCAAGCTACTAAAAATCCTAAAGCTTTAGAGGTTTTAAAAAGCATAGGTGATTTTACTGAACATAAGTTGACTTGGAGTAAGACAGAAAAAGGGTGTTGTGTAAGTTACAGCACAAAAGCTGTAGATTGTTGTTACAATGCTAATATGTTAGGAGCAGAGTTGTATGCAAGATTATATTTTTTAACTAAAGAAGAAAAGTATAAAGATTTAGCATGTAAAATGACAGATTTTACAATTGCTTATCAAAAAGACTCTGGTTTATGGAATTATAGTATTGATTTAAAAACAGGAAAAGAGCGAACCCAAATTGATTTTCATCAAGGATATGTGTTGGATTCGATTCATTATGTTTTAAAATATTGTGGAGAAAACGCTAGTTATTTAAATGCACTTAAACTTGGTGCAGCTTATTATTTCAAAAATCAGTTTAAAGAAACAGGTCAATCTATTTTTAGAGTTCCCAATGAATATCCAGTAGAAATTCATAACCAATCACAAGGAATAATTACCTTCACAAGGTTGTCTTATTTGTCGGCAGACTATTCAGTTTTTTCTGCTACTATTGCTAATTGGACTATAAAAAATATGCAGAGTAAAAAAGGGTTCTTCTATTATAAAAAGTATCCTTTGTATACGATAAAAACTCCTTTTATGCGTTGGAGCCAAGCATGGATGTTCTTAGCGTTAACAGAGTTAAAAAATGCTCAAAATGGCTAAAGATTTTACGTTAGAGAAATATGAAGCATTTTTAAAAGCTGCAATTGATAATGGATATCAATTAGTTTCTTATCAAAACTATTTAAATAATGATTTTGAAAAGGTTTTGATTTTAAGGCATGATGTGGATAAAAAACCACAAAATTCATTAAGAACAGCT includes:
- a CDS encoding bi-domain-containing oxidoreductase produces the protein MDQLTQNLKDGHMQLLEVPFPALGEGQVMVRNHYSVISAGTEGKTVKDARLSYIGKAKARQEEVKKVIAAAKTHGVMKTYKMVMNKLESPNPMGYSCAGEVIAISDDIKHLKVGDFVACGGQTANHSEVVVVPKNLCVKIDNPEVVKSASFATIGAIALQGVRQAELTLGENCVVIGLGIVGQLTAQLLRASGVKVIALDIDQNQVDLAMKTGFKNAFNSNDEGIGSVIEQITNGNGADAVIITAGTSSLRPVNFAGEIARKKAKVVIVGAVPTGFDRKHYFKKELDLRMSSSYGPGRYDNDYEQKGNDYPIGYVRWTENRNMQAFVSLVEDGKLDLESLISHQFNFEKAKDAYQLIVDRSEHICGIVLKYDTTKELKRTIKINEKSYNSKDVNIGFIGAGSFAQNFLLPNLRNEKLVNVATARATTARNVANKYGFDNCTGDANEVINDKNINTVFIATPHNLHANYVIQALDANKNVFVEKPLSLTKEELEAIKEAESKSSGQVMVGFNRRFAPQIIALKKELNEGLPKAINYRINAGKLPADHWTQDPKVGGGRIIGEACHFIDLCAFIAGSAITKVDANALKDANNLLDTVSISLAFENGSVASISYFSNGSKSLNKEYLEVFCGEKAIVLDDYKTMDILGKGKKTIKNGSQDKGHATEIEEFLLAIKEGKELPISFTDCYNSSKATFTVLDKIKGA
- a CDS encoding glycoside hydrolase family 88 protein, yielding MDIFQSRNNLQAYIESENFKGYDPYDTLNSPIPFHWLGKWGPILAIQFQKRNPFNIRNLLGINKDYNPKAIGLLLHTYSLDYQKNKSETTLTKMEFLFTWLIDNKTKGFDEYCWGYNFDWASPVKFLEKFSPTIVVSGFVSKGVFEYYQATKNPKALEVLKSIGDFTEHKLTWSKTEKGCCVSYSTKAVDCCYNANMLGAELYARLYFLTKEEKYKDLACKMTDFTIAYQKDSGLWNYSIDLKTGKERTQIDFHQGYVLDSIHYVLKYCGENASYLNALKLGAAYYFKNQFKETGQSIFRVPNEYPVEIHNQSQGIITFTRLSYLSADYSVFSATIANWTIKNMQSKKGFFYYKKYPLYTIKTPFMRWSQAWMFLALTELKNAQNG